A region of Maridesulfovibrio sp. DNA encodes the following proteins:
- a CDS encoding PxxKW family cysteine-rich protein, translating into MAKKNARVHALEGAEMTAEGLSYKGVILETVVEQCDGCERAVEFEGSNYCPSYAQPAKKWSHSVCNFATHVRAGVDKEGKVKVNPLKASKRAARGR; encoded by the coding sequence ATGGCTAAAAAGAATGCAAGAGTACACGCACTCGAAGGTGCAGAAATGACTGCTGAAGGTCTTTCTTACAAAGGCGTAATTCTCGAAACCGTTGTTGAACAGTGTGACGGTTGTGAACGCGCAGTTGAATTCGAAGGTTCCAACTACTGTCCCAGCTACGCTCAGCCCGCTAAAAAGTGGTCCCACAGCGTATGCAACTTCGCCACCCACGTGCGTGCCGGTGTTGACAAAGAAGGTAAAGTCAAAGTTAACCCGCTTAAAGCATCCAAGCGTGCTGCACGCGGTCGCTAG
- a CDS encoding amidohydrolase, which translates to MQPDKCDLIIKGSYILTQNEERELIEDGAVAVSGNYISAIGKQVDIAKEWIADETIDCGKSVILPGLINSHTHVPMTLMRGVADDLPLLEWLHNYMFPIESGLTKDLVELGARLGCAEMVASGTTAIFDGYMHEDVVGKAVDETGMKAVLGEGFFKFPSPFFKKAQDAWDAIEALHEQFAGHERIKTAVTPHAVFTTDPDQLAESMGLAERLGLLWQIHAAESVPETKLTLDTFGKRPIQILKEYGLLRERTRLHHCVDVTDEEISWIKESGAMIAHNPQSNLKLGSGICPLTKFVEAGITAGLGTDGAASNNNLDMLDEMRTAAMLQKGFLQDPEAMPAQAVLDMATLSGAEFLGFEDIGSLKAGMKADIIALDMDKMHLKPVYNPLSHVIYSAGGQDICLTVCDGEVIFRDGHFLTVDVETISREAEKAVEWALQRLENR; encoded by the coding sequence ATGCAGCCTGATAAATGTGATTTGATTATCAAAGGCTCTTACATTCTCACCCAGAATGAGGAGCGCGAACTGATTGAAGACGGGGCTGTTGCCGTCAGCGGCAACTATATTTCCGCTATCGGCAAGCAGGTTGATATTGCCAAAGAATGGATTGCGGATGAGACCATTGACTGCGGAAAATCGGTCATCCTGCCCGGCCTGATCAATTCACATACCCATGTGCCCATGACCCTCATGCGCGGGGTGGCAGATGATCTGCCCCTGCTCGAATGGCTGCACAATTATATGTTTCCCATTGAGTCAGGGCTTACTAAAGATTTAGTTGAACTGGGGGCGCGGCTCGGATGCGCTGAAATGGTTGCCAGCGGAACCACTGCAATTTTTGACGGCTATATGCATGAAGATGTGGTTGGTAAGGCTGTCGATGAAACCGGCATGAAAGCTGTGCTCGGGGAAGGATTTTTCAAATTTCCTTCACCTTTTTTCAAAAAAGCTCAGGATGCATGGGATGCGATCGAAGCCTTGCATGAACAGTTTGCCGGGCATGAACGCATCAAAACCGCAGTTACGCCCCATGCTGTATTCACTACCGATCCGGACCAACTGGCCGAGAGCATGGGGCTTGCAGAACGGCTGGGCCTGCTCTGGCAGATTCATGCAGCGGAATCCGTACCGGAAACAAAGCTGACTCTGGATACATTCGGGAAACGGCCTATCCAAATATTGAAAGAATACGGATTACTTCGGGAACGCACCCGCCTGCACCATTGTGTGGATGTAACTGACGAAGAAATTAGTTGGATCAAAGAGAGCGGGGCCATGATCGCCCACAATCCGCAATCCAACCTCAAGTTGGGCTCAGGCATCTGCCCACTGACAAAATTTGTTGAAGCCGGAATTACTGCCGGGCTGGGAACTGACGGAGCTGCCAGCAATAATAATCTGGACATGCTTGATGAGATGCGCACCGCAGCCATGCTGCAGAAAGGCTTTCTGCAGGACCCGGAAGCAATGCCGGCGCAGGCTGTCCTTGATATGGCAACCCTTTCCGGGGCCGAATTTCTGGGATTTGAAGACATCGGTTCACTTAAAGCAGGAATGAAAGCGGACATCATCGCCTTAGATATGGACAAGATGCACCTTAAACCTGTATACAACCCCCTCTCGCACGTAATTTACTCTGCCGGAGGACAGGATATCTGCCTTACGGTATGTGATGGAGAGGTTATTTTCCGGGATGGACATTTTCTGACCGTAGACGTGGAAACAATTTCACGAGAAGCGGAAAAGGCCGTAGAATGGGCTTTGCAGCGACTTGAAAACCGCTGA
- a CDS encoding GGDEF domain-containing protein, which produces MNAEYIAENEASLLEELLSVRDKFCNEKEVCHSHECPEGLAVLRLCPGMTLKAWEILSERHGLNDWLTMPLDRNMAPHLSHIQSVLQELSYKTEHDPLTGLSNRRVFERTLDQEIERSRRNKTPVSLAILDLDNFKQVNDTWGHLKGDEVLIDFADLLAQNSRRYDLVARIGGEEFAIIFSGVGLIKSQQLLERLLAKVRDLSFSIPGTTERFSVTCSAGVSCFKGMVDIQMHELINKADKALYEAKESGKDRIHTADILDFESVTKESLVHANEKKFLFTGN; this is translated from the coding sequence ATGAACGCTGAGTACATCGCTGAAAATGAAGCCAGCCTTCTGGAAGAACTTCTTTCCGTGCGGGATAAATTCTGCAATGAGAAAGAAGTCTGCCACTCACATGAATGTCCAGAAGGACTGGCCGTATTACGGCTCTGTCCGGGCATGACCTTGAAGGCATGGGAAATCCTATCGGAACGGCACGGCCTGAACGACTGGCTGACTATGCCACTTGACCGGAACATGGCTCCACACCTGAGCCATATTCAATCCGTGCTGCAAGAGCTTTCCTACAAAACCGAACACGACCCCCTGACCGGACTTTCCAATCGCAGGGTCTTTGAAAGGACACTAGATCAGGAAATTGAAAGATCCAGACGGAACAAAACACCTGTAAGCCTCGCCATACTTGATCTGGATAATTTCAAGCAGGTCAACGACACATGGGGCCATCTCAAAGGTGACGAAGTTCTCATCGACTTTGCAGACCTGCTGGCCCAGAATTCAAGACGTTACGATCTTGTAGCCCGCATCGGCGGCGAAGAGTTTGCGATAATTTTCTCCGGTGTCGGACTGATTAAATCCCAGCAATTACTGGAAAGGCTTCTAGCCAAAGTCCGGGACCTGAGCTTCTCCATACCGGGAACCACTGAGAGATTTTCAGTGACCTGCTCTGCCGGAGTATCCTGCTTCAAAGGCATGGTGGATATTCAAATGCATGAACTGATAAACAAAGCGGACAAAGCTCTTTACGAGGCAAAAGAATCCGGTAAAGATCGGATTCACACTGCCGATATTCTGGACTTTGAATCTGTGACCAAGGAATCCCTTGTTCATGCCAATGAAAAAAAATTCTTGTTCACAGGCAACTGA
- the lnt gene encoding apolipoprotein N-acyltransferase, with amino-acid sequence MHPAVPIIIALFSAGIGYANPLLHLPAAILAFPLALGFIAISAESPRKALKRGWIAGSLAAMACMYWIAYPVGVYGGLPWALAIPCPVLVGMIVGAYYALYTYILHHAARTLPPFALCIFSGLLWTTMETAQGVLLSGYPWMTLSSALAFRPEWIQGAAFIGAYGLSGLLVSVATAILVWKISNPVKIWAVAVVALIIILGGVRTTPQQFTYLEKTGETSIGIVQGNINQARKWDAKYKKTTFEKYLNLSRKITDNSDLVVWPETAMPFYLQDRGIMRAELVNFATETKTPILTGAPGYVMHSKGDFSLYNRAFLISPDKIDMDWYDKSHLVPFGEYIPFKEFLPLGKLVQGAGDFLPGSDASPLQSGDLAMGMLICYEGIFPELAQERVEKGANLLINISNDAWYGKTSAPLQHLNLVTMRAVEQGRYMIRGTNTGVSACIDPLGRVSHATGLFVDAAVAVKAELMNGETFYHANYTAVTSTPLVLTLLFSVWIIITCRKNSAGIKI; translated from the coding sequence ATGCACCCAGCTGTTCCGATCATTATTGCACTGTTTTCGGCTGGAATCGGTTATGCCAATCCCCTGCTTCATTTACCTGCTGCAATCCTCGCATTTCCGCTGGCTCTCGGCTTCATCGCCATTTCAGCAGAATCACCACGCAAGGCATTGAAAAGAGGCTGGATTGCAGGATCTCTGGCCGCTATGGCCTGCATGTACTGGATAGCATATCCAGTAGGTGTATATGGAGGACTGCCGTGGGCTCTTGCGATACCCTGCCCAGTTCTTGTGGGTATGATTGTGGGTGCATACTACGCACTATACACATACATACTTCACCATGCGGCGAGGACTTTACCGCCTTTTGCGCTCTGTATTTTCAGCGGTCTGCTCTGGACCACCATGGAAACGGCGCAGGGAGTGCTGCTCAGCGGCTACCCCTGGATGACTCTCTCTTCCGCTCTGGCCTTCAGGCCGGAATGGATTCAAGGGGCCGCTTTTATCGGTGCTTACGGACTTTCCGGGCTGCTGGTTTCCGTGGCAACAGCCATTCTGGTCTGGAAAATATCAAACCCGGTCAAAATCTGGGCTGTAGCGGTAGTTGCATTGATCATCATCCTCGGAGGTGTTCGCACTACCCCGCAACAGTTCACCTATCTTGAAAAAACCGGAGAGACATCCATCGGTATAGTTCAAGGCAATATTAATCAGGCCAGAAAATGGGATGCCAAATACAAAAAAACTACCTTTGAAAAATACCTGAACCTGAGCCGAAAGATTACAGACAACAGCGACCTCGTTGTCTGGCCGGAAACAGCCATGCCATTCTATTTACAGGATAGAGGGATCATGCGTGCGGAACTCGTTAATTTCGCAACTGAAACAAAAACTCCGATCCTGACAGGTGCACCCGGTTACGTAATGCACAGCAAGGGAGACTTTTCCCTGTACAACCGGGCCTTTCTTATCTCTCCAGACAAAATAGACATGGACTGGTATGACAAATCGCATCTGGTCCCATTTGGCGAATATATTCCGTTTAAGGAATTCCTGCCCCTGGGGAAACTGGTGCAGGGAGCAGGAGATTTCCTGCCCGGATCAGACGCTTCTCCGCTGCAAAGTGGTGACCTTGCTATGGGTATGCTCATTTGTTATGAAGGTATTTTCCCCGAACTGGCGCAAGAACGGGTGGAAAAAGGAGCAAACCTACTGATAAACATCAGCAATGATGCATGGTACGGCAAAACTTCCGCTCCCCTTCAGCACCTGAATCTGGTTACAATGAGGGCAGTTGAACAGGGGCGTTACATGATCAGGGGGACAAATACCGGCGTTTCAGCGTGCATTGATCCGCTGGGACGGGTCAGCCATGCCACTGGGCTGTTTGTCGATGCGGCAGTAGCAGTGAAAGCCGAACTTATGAACGGTGAGACTTTCTACCATGCAAACTATACAGCTGTAACTAGCACCCCGCTGGTGCTGACCCTGCTCTTTTCAGTATGGATAATCATAACCTGCCGCAAAAATTCGGCAGGAATTAAAATATAA
- the mnmG gene encoding tRNA uridine-5-carboxymethylaminomethyl(34) synthesis enzyme MnmG — MIRKEPPPSKFDLIVAGAGHAGCEAAMAAANLGLKTLLLTINVDRIGHLSCNPAIGGLAKGHMVKEIDALGGYMGLWSDKAGIQFRILNTRKGPAVRASRAQMDRNEYMRVVQKDIFSQENLWVRQDIAESLIIEDGKAAGVVTRIGEQFHSRAVMLTTGTFLQGLIHIGLENFSGGRMGDPASVGMSKSLKEAGLTLGRLKTGTTPRLLKDSIDYDKLEEQRGDDPPQPFSFRTTEIKLPQVSCHITYTNEKAHEAIRSGFERSPMFTGVIKGTGARYCPSIEDKVARFPEKDRHQIFLEPEGYESPEVYPSGIPTSLPLDVQKRMIHSIEGLEQAQIVRPGYAIEYDFVPPTQLLPTLETKVLPGLYLAGQINGTSGYEEAAAQGLWAACNAFCKLTGRDPFVLSRDQAYIAVLVDDLVTKGTQEPYRMFTSRAEYRLLLREGNADLRLTEIGRKLGLVKDDHWALYSAKKKGLDEVLELINSIRIRPDQPTREIIGKIGGTAPNKSVPLAALLRQPELSIADMTHFKPEIEGYAEDILAEAETQIKYEGYLVRQQELVEKFRKMESVTIPDSIDYSEVAGLTREGVEKLTEVRPLTLGQASRISGITPAAVSSIEIHLKKIGAI, encoded by the coding sequence ATGATCAGAAAAGAACCTCCGCCGAGTAAATTCGATCTTATAGTTGCAGGTGCAGGCCATGCCGGTTGTGAAGCTGCCATGGCTGCTGCCAATCTGGGCCTGAAAACCCTGCTTTTGACCATCAATGTGGACCGCATCGGACATTTGTCCTGCAATCCGGCTATCGGCGGACTTGCCAAAGGACACATGGTCAAAGAGATTGATGCATTGGGGGGCTACATGGGGCTCTGGTCCGATAAGGCCGGAATCCAGTTCCGTATTTTAAATACCCGTAAAGGACCGGCGGTTCGTGCCAGCCGTGCCCAGATGGACCGCAATGAATACATGCGTGTGGTTCAAAAGGATATATTCTCGCAGGAAAATCTCTGGGTCCGGCAGGATATTGCCGAATCCCTGATCATTGAGGACGGCAAAGCCGCAGGAGTTGTTACCCGGATCGGCGAACAATTCCATTCCCGTGCCGTGATGCTGACCACCGGAACATTTCTGCAGGGCTTAATCCACATCGGGCTGGAAAATTTCAGCGGCGGACGCATGGGCGACCCAGCTTCTGTCGGCATGTCCAAAAGCCTTAAAGAGGCGGGACTGACTCTGGGACGCCTCAAAACCGGAACAACTCCCCGGTTGCTTAAAGATTCCATTGATTACGACAAGCTGGAAGAACAGCGCGGAGATGATCCGCCACAGCCATTCAGTTTCCGGACAACTGAAATCAAACTGCCGCAGGTAAGCTGCCACATCACTTATACCAACGAAAAAGCCCACGAAGCAATTCGCAGCGGCTTCGAGCGTTCCCCCATGTTCACCGGGGTGATCAAAGGTACCGGAGCACGCTACTGCCCTTCCATTGAAGACAAGGTTGCCAGGTTCCCGGAAAAGGACCGCCACCAGATTTTTCTTGAGCCTGAAGGTTATGAAAGCCCGGAAGTATACCCCAGCGGCATTCCGACCAGCCTCCCGTTGGACGTGCAGAAACGCATGATTCACTCCATTGAAGGGCTTGAACAGGCTCAGATTGTACGTCCGGGATATGCAATCGAATACGATTTCGTACCGCCCACCCAGCTGTTGCCGACCCTTGAGACCAAAGTGCTCCCCGGCCTGTATCTGGCTGGGCAGATCAACGGAACTTCCGGCTATGAAGAAGCTGCTGCACAGGGACTCTGGGCGGCCTGCAACGCATTCTGCAAGCTCACCGGGCGCGACCCCTTCGTGCTTTCCCGCGATCAGGCTTATATTGCCGTTCTGGTCGATGATCTGGTCACCAAAGGGACTCAGGAACCGTACCGCATGTTCACATCCCGTGCGGAATACAGGCTGCTGCTGCGCGAAGGCAACGCAGACCTGCGCCTAACTGAAATAGGACGAAAACTGGGACTGGTCAAAGATGACCATTGGGCGCTCTATTCTGCCAAGAAGAAAGGTTTGGATGAAGTTCTGGAATTGATAAATTCTATCCGCATAAGACCTGATCAGCCCACACGAGAAATCATCGGCAAAATAGGTGGAACCGCTCCCAACAAATCTGTCCCCCTTGCAGCTTTGCTGCGCCAGCCGGAACTTTCCATAGCAGACATGACCCACTTCAAACCTGAAATTGAAGGATATGCGGAAGACATCCTTGCTGAAGCTGAAACCCAGATCAAGTATGAAGGCTACCTTGTACGTCAACAGGAATTAGTTGAAAAATTCCGCAAAATGGAATCGGTAACTATCCCTGATTCCATTGATTATTCTGAAGTAGCCGGACTCACGCGTGAAGGAGTTGAAAAACTGACAGAAGTACGACCCTTGACCCTTGGGCAAGCCAGCAGAATTTCAGGAATTACTCCGGCAGCTGTTTCCTCCATTGAAATTCACCTTAAAAAAATCGGAGCCATATAA
- a CDS encoding hemolysin family protein: MDDGSEGRLWAKMVNIFKKTDAPLEEHILEASEDGEIKEEVVCMLLNVLELKDTEASEIMIPRTDMIGVEIDSGLAEVAKQIIEHGHSRIPVFHDSKDKIVGIIHAKDIIAPLLHGKTDTPLDAIMRKPFFVSENIKVKSLLKEFQTGRIHMAILQDEYGGTSGMLTMEDVLEEIVGDISDEHDADRPSDFKVLDSGKFLISGRVPLTEVSEKLNLTLDSEHVESIGGYISELTGRIPHVGEFINISGYKFTVHEGDAKQIISILIDPPTGN, translated from the coding sequence TTGGACGACGGTTCTGAAGGCCGATTGTGGGCCAAAATGGTCAATATTTTCAAAAAAACAGACGCCCCCCTTGAAGAGCACATTCTCGAAGCCAGTGAAGACGGTGAAATCAAGGAAGAAGTCGTTTGCATGCTGCTCAATGTCCTTGAACTCAAAGACACTGAAGCAAGCGAAATCATGATTCCCCGCACGGATATGATCGGTGTTGAGATAGACAGCGGACTTGCTGAAGTTGCAAAACAGATCATTGAACACGGACATTCACGCATCCCTGTCTTTCACGATTCCAAGGATAAAATCGTAGGCATTATTCACGCGAAAGACATTATCGCCCCCCTGCTTCACGGCAAGACCGATACTCCGCTTGACGCAATAATGCGGAAACCTTTCTTCGTGTCCGAAAACATTAAAGTAAAATCCCTGCTCAAGGAATTTCAGACCGGACGGATTCATATGGCTATCCTGCAGGACGAATACGGAGGAACCTCCGGCATGCTGACCATGGAAGACGTGCTGGAAGAAATCGTCGGTGATATTTCTGATGAACATGATGCTGACCGTCCTTCGGACTTCAAAGTGCTGGATAGCGGCAAATTCCTGATTTCAGGCAGAGTTCCCCTGACCGAAGTTTCAGAAAAATTAAACCTTACTCTGGATTCAGAACATGTGGAATCCATAGGCGGTTACATTTCCGAACTGACCGGACGGATCCCTCATGTTGGGGAATTCATTAATATTTCAGGCTACAAATTCACAGTCCACGAAGGAGATGCCAAACAGATTATCTCCATCCTGATAGACCCTCCCACTGGAAATTAG
- a CDS encoding M20 family metallo-hydrolase, whose product MPTQLLSKIDNMKDAALDLHTKLVAIPAIGPTNNGTGEKAKADFLTEYLKENGFGEIKSYNAPDDRVECGYRPNLVTVIPGQDSSRTLWIISHMDVVPVGDLSLWDTDPFKLVQDGDTLYGRGVEDNHQGLVSSVMAAKALMDSGMTPGINLGLIFVSDEETGSHYGLEYMVKEHGDLFKKNDLFLVPDSGEPDSKLVEIAEKSSIWFKVTVEGKQCHASTPEQGVNSLVAAAAMIMEVPDLKYHFDEEDELFSPPYSTFEPTKKEANVENINTIPGKDIFYIDCRILPSYDLQEVIDQVKGMALYVAEEYDVKVSVDIESKSQAAPPTPADAEIVEKVVFAVKEVYGVDAEPGGIGGGTVAKHLRVLGYQTVVWSTLLHQAHQPNEKGSISNTLNDAKVMALLPF is encoded by the coding sequence ATGCCCACTCAGCTTCTTTCAAAAATTGACAATATGAAAGACGCAGCCCTCGACCTCCATACCAAGCTGGTTGCCATTCCCGCCATCGGTCCCACCAATAATGGAACCGGTGAAAAAGCAAAAGCTGATTTCCTGACCGAATATCTCAAGGAAAACGGCTTCGGTGAAATAAAATCATATAATGCTCCGGATGATCGAGTCGAGTGCGGATACAGACCGAATCTGGTTACCGTAATCCCCGGACAAGACAGCTCCAGAACACTCTGGATCATATCCCACATGGATGTTGTGCCTGTTGGCGACCTCAGCCTCTGGGACACCGATCCTTTCAAATTGGTACAGGACGGAGACACCCTTTACGGGCGGGGAGTTGAAGACAACCATCAGGGACTGGTCAGCTCCGTAATGGCAGCCAAAGCCCTTATGGACTCAGGCATGACTCCGGGCATCAATCTCGGGCTCATCTTCGTTTCCGATGAAGAAACAGGCTCCCACTACGGGCTTGAGTACATGGTCAAGGAACACGGGGACCTTTTCAAGAAGAATGACCTTTTCCTGGTTCCAGACTCTGGAGAACCGGACTCAAAACTTGTTGAAATAGCAGAAAAATCTTCAATCTGGTTCAAAGTTACCGTTGAGGGCAAGCAGTGTCATGCCTCTACACCGGAACAGGGCGTAAACTCCCTCGTGGCTGCAGCTGCGATGATCATGGAAGTTCCGGACCTGAAATACCATTTTGACGAAGAAGACGAACTTTTCTCCCCGCCCTACTCCACCTTCGAACCGACCAAGAAAGAAGCCAACGTCGAGAATATCAATACCATTCCGGGTAAAGATATATTTTACATCGACTGCCGCATCCTGCCCAGCTACGACCTTCAGGAAGTGATTGACCAGGTCAAAGGAATGGCTCTGTATGTAGCTGAAGAGTACGATGTAAAAGTTTCTGTGGATATTGAAAGTAAAAGTCAGGCTGCTCCGCCCACTCCAGCTGATGCCGAAATAGTGGAAAAAGTAGTTTTCGCAGTCAAAGAAGTTTACGGTGTGGATGCCGAGCCCGGCGGAATCGGTGGCGGTACAGTCGCCAAGCATCTGCGAGTCCTTGGATATCAAACAGTTGTCTGGTCCACCCTGCTTCATCAGGCTCATCAGCCTAACGAAAAAGGATCGATCAGCAATACCCTGAACGACGCAAAAGTAATGGCACTTCTGCCTTTTTAA
- the prfB gene encoding peptide chain release factor 2 (programmed frameshift), with product MLQFSDLKSKALTSIEKFQSLWGRLDHAQSKERLEEIEHDLSKPGAWDKPDALTPVLREKAMLEEKVSSYDALSASKNDVEEWLMMASEEQDQEILEALFENVEKLASLVEQTELAALLSGPEDKSTAILEIHPGAGGIESQDWAEMLLRMYLRWADKRNWKTSYLDYQPDDEAGIKSVTLRVEGLYAYGFLKGEAGIHRLIRISPFDASGRRHTSFASVDVYPEISQDIEIEVKDDDIRVDVFRASGPGGQHVNKTNSAVRITHLPTNIVVQCQNEKSQLKNKETAMKVLKSRLYEQELKRQEESKKADYATKDSIGFGSQIRTYTLQPYRLVKDHRCGAEDGNVEAVLDGELDGLIRKFMLDAYGGENER from the exons ATGCTTCAATTTTCAGACCTCAAATCCAAGGCTTTAACCAGTATTGAAAAATTTCAATCCCTTTGGGGGCGTCTT GACCACGCACAGAGCAAGGAAAGACTGGAAGAAATAGAACACGACCTGAGCAAGCCCGGAGCATGGGACAAACCGGACGCACTTACTCCGGTTCTGCGCGAAAAAGCCATGCTTGAAGAGAAGGTCTCCTCATACGATGCCCTTTCCGCCAGCAAAAATGATGTTGAAGAGTGGCTTATGATGGCTTCAGAAGAACAGGATCAGGAAATCCTTGAAGCCCTTTTTGAAAATGTTGAAAAACTGGCCAGCCTGGTAGAACAGACCGAACTAGCAGCACTGCTTTCCGGACCGGAAGACAAAAGCACTGCCATTCTTGAAATTCACCCCGGTGCGGGAGGAATAGAATCGCAAGACTGGGCTGAGATGCTCTTACGCATGTATCTGCGCTGGGCAGACAAAAGAAACTGGAAGACCAGCTACCTTGATTACCAGCCTGACGACGAAGCCGGGATTAAAAGTGTAACCCTGCGGGTTGAAGGGCTCTACGCATACGGTTTTCTTAAAGGTGAAGCCGGAATTCATCGCCTGATCCGCATATCTCCTTTTGATGCCTCCGGGAGAAGGCATACCTCTTTCGCCTCTGTGGATGTTTATCCGGAAATTTCACAGGACATTGAGATTGAAGTCAAAGACGACGACATCCGTGTTGATGTGTTCCGGGCAAGCGGTCCCGGTGGGCAGCATGTCAACAAGACCAACTCTGCAGTTCGCATAACCCACCTGCCCACAAATATTGTTGTTCAATGCCAGAATGAAAAATCGCAGCTGAAAAACAAAGAAACCGCAATGAAGGTCCTCAAGTCCCGGCTCTACGAACAGGAACTGAAGAGGCAGGAAGAAAGCAAAAAAGCTGACTACGCCACCAAAGATTCCATCGGATTCGGCAGTCAGATCAGAACATATACTCTGCAACCTTACCGGCTGGTCAAAGATCATCGCTGCGGAGCCGAAGACGGCAACGTCGAGGCGGTTCTTGACGGTGAACTCGACGGGCTGATCAGAAAATTCATGCTTGACGCATACGGCGGAGAAAATGAACGCTGA
- a CDS encoding MinD/ParA family protein: MINANKTLSLAIMSGKGGVGKTNLSLNLSYALNAGGNSLLLMDCDLGLANLDVLLGISPESNMQDLLTSGAKPSDIVIPIEKGKNFDILPAASGVPELVEMDEDMQDLLFSKITKLVGSYQYLVLDLGAGINGTVMSFASMTQMRIVVITPEPTSLTDSYALIKVLHSKHNVSDFNVIVNQATNEKEARNTFERLNMACEKFLNIKLKNMGYVRYDPTVTEAVRRQIPFIKFAPKSDASRDILNIAVKIQKIRMENMGRLGERPVMKKFPTLAD, translated from the coding sequence ATGATCAATGCCAACAAAACATTAAGCCTTGCTATCATGAGCGGTAAGGGCGGAGTCGGAAAAACCAACCTTTCCCTTAATCTTTCCTATGCCCTGAACGCAGGCGGTAACAGCCTGCTGCTTATGGACTGCGACCTCGGGCTGGCTAACCTTGACGTACTGCTGGGGATCTCCCCGGAATCAAACATGCAGGACCTGCTGACCAGCGGAGCCAAACCTTCCGATATCGTAATTCCCATTGAAAAAGGCAAAAATTTTGACATCCTGCCCGCAGCATCCGGCGTTCCCGAACTGGTGGAAATGGATGAAGACATGCAGGATCTGTTGTTCAGTAAAATTACCAAGTTGGTAGGCAGTTACCAGTATCTGGTCCTAGATCTTGGCGCCGGAATTAACGGTACAGTTATGTCTTTTGCTTCCATGACCCAGATGCGGATAGTGGTTATCACTCCTGAACCGACCTCGCTCACTGACAGCTATGCCCTGATTAAAGTTCTGCACTCTAAGCATAATGTCAGTGATTTCAACGTAATAGTAAACCAGGCAACAAATGAAAAAGAAGCGCGGAATACTTTTGAGCGCCTCAATATGGCCTGCGAAAAATTTCTTAATATTAAGTTGAAAAATATGGGGTATGTGCGCTATGATCCCACGGTAACTGAAGCTGTAAGGCGGCAGATTCCTTTTATTAAGTTTGCACCAAAATCTGATGCCAGCCGGGATATCCTGAATATTGCGGTTAAAATTCAGAAGATCAGG